One region of Luteolibacter yonseiensis genomic DNA includes:
- a CDS encoding endonuclease/exonuclease/phosphatase family protein: protein MKFLLLVSVLLFPAGLVRSEEKSTSLKVLCWNIHHGRGADDKVDLERIAAVIRGREPDVMMLQEVDKNCERSGKVDQPAELARLTGMKQVFGKAMDFQGGEYGQALLSRFPLAGLKIHRLPGDGEPRVAISAMVETPLGPVMIAGLHLDHKNPATRDKQAEVVSVGLLKETTGPIILAGDFNATPDSGTLAVFRQPPWSVVAKEEPSATCPADNPKVEIDFTVLRGLRQEKPSIVLPESIASDHRPVLTIVAKPE from the coding sequence ATGAAATTCCTGTTGCTGGTTTCCGTTCTGCTATTTCCCGCCGGGTTGGTCCGGTCGGAAGAGAAATCCACCTCCTTGAAGGTGCTGTGTTGGAACATCCACCACGGCAGGGGAGCGGATGACAAGGTGGATCTCGAACGCATCGCGGCGGTGATCCGGGGCCGGGAACCGGATGTCATGATGCTTCAGGAGGTTGACAAGAACTGCGAACGCAGCGGAAAAGTCGATCAACCCGCCGAACTCGCCCGGCTGACCGGCATGAAGCAGGTTTTCGGGAAAGCCATGGATTTCCAAGGTGGCGAATACGGGCAGGCGTTGCTCTCGCGGTTTCCGCTCGCCGGTTTGAAAATCCACCGGCTGCCGGGCGACGGTGAGCCGCGTGTCGCCATTTCCGCCATGGTGGAGACCCCGCTCGGACCGGTCATGATCGCCGGCCTTCACCTGGATCACAAAAACCCGGCCACACGGGACAAACAAGCGGAGGTGGTGTCCGTCGGCCTGCTGAAAGAGACCACAGGTCCAATCATCCTCGCTGGGGATTTCAACGCGACCCCCGACTCGGGGACGTTGGCGGTATTCAGACAGCCTCCCTGGTCGGTGGTCGCGAAAGAAGAACCGTCCGCCACTTGCCCTGCGGACAATCCCAAGGTTGAAATCGATTTCACCGTTCTCCGCGGACTGCGTCAGGAGAAACCCTCCATCGTGCTGCCGGAGTCGATAGCGTCGGATCACCGGCCCGTTCTCACGATTGTCGCGAAACCGGAATGA
- a CDS encoding J domain-containing protein, whose protein sequence is MKRRKPMAKPEDKKVLVIRTGRGGALGRTQTEFNRLMKSLEEARARHLNEQKRLDEVLAISINDLMPLVEEINRTNRNIVFHGYKALQTLKLTARCRESFTHLLCGHAENLLNDPVGLGEDDLSELEVILETIEPSQDGKGNEVGMPDQTEFDMFRSMIQQMARNAGVDLDLSGLDANTDPEEFKRLIAGKFDAAEGVSPSPHPAAKPGRKQTKARMEKERKRLELEKAKSRDLKSLFKQLAKAFHPDLEPEPQLKEHKKIWMQRLNTAYAAADLREMLQLEMEWLGEESANLATAGDEKLKVYCMVLKEQIAELKQQTHHLLNEPQYGPLNRFRDPYFGTLAKPETVGRELRLRLAADRLILEALGAGNARARKIINELVDEHQYRLRRMD, encoded by the coding sequence ATGAAGCGCAGGAAACCGATGGCGAAACCCGAGGACAAGAAGGTGCTCGTCATCCGCACCGGCAGGGGTGGAGCGCTCGGCCGCACCCAGACCGAATTCAACCGGCTGATGAAAAGTCTGGAAGAGGCCAGGGCCCGCCATCTCAACGAACAAAAGCGGCTTGATGAGGTGCTTGCCATCTCGATCAACGACCTGATGCCGCTTGTGGAGGAAATCAACCGCACGAACCGGAATATCGTTTTCCACGGCTACAAAGCTCTGCAAACGCTGAAGCTCACGGCCAGATGCCGGGAGTCGTTCACCCACCTGCTGTGCGGTCATGCGGAAAACCTGCTGAACGATCCCGTGGGCCTTGGTGAGGATGATCTTTCGGAACTGGAGGTGATCCTCGAAACCATCGAGCCAAGCCAGGACGGGAAAGGGAACGAGGTGGGTATGCCGGATCAGACAGAATTCGACATGTTCCGCTCCATGATCCAGCAGATGGCACGCAACGCGGGCGTTGATCTCGATCTCAGCGGCCTGGACGCCAATACGGATCCGGAGGAATTCAAACGACTCATCGCCGGAAAGTTCGACGCGGCGGAAGGCGTTTCTCCTTCCCCGCATCCCGCTGCGAAACCCGGCCGCAAGCAGACCAAGGCGCGGATGGAAAAAGAGCGGAAGCGCCTCGAACTTGAGAAAGCCAAGAGCCGCGACCTCAAATCCCTATTCAAGCAACTCGCGAAAGCCTTCCACCCGGACCTCGAACCGGAACCACAGCTCAAGGAACATAAGAAAATCTGGATGCAACGGCTGAACACGGCGTACGCCGCCGCCGATCTTCGTGAAATGCTCCAGCTCGAAATGGAATGGCTGGGCGAGGAGTCGGCGAACCTCGCCACCGCGGGCGATGAAAAGCTCAAGGTCTACTGCATGGTGCTCAAGGAGCAGATTGCGGAACTGAAACAGCAGACCCACCATCTCCTGAACGAGCCCCAGTACGGACCGCTCAACCGCTTCCGCGATCCCTATTTCGGCACGCTCGCAAAGCCGGAGACTGTTGGAAGGGAGCTGCGCCTGCGGTTGGCGGCAGATCGTCTGATCCTGGAAGCCCTTGGCGCCGGAAATGCCCGGGCCCGCAAGATCATCAACGAACTGGTGGACGAACATCAGTATCGGCTGCGGCGAATGGATTGA
- a CDS encoding sugar kinase, with translation MPLTIKPKSECAFDQLSLGEVMLRLDPGEGRIRTARNFAAWEGGGEYNTSRGLRKCFGYKTAVVTAFVDNEVGHLIEDFIMQGGVATDFIQWREDDGIGRNVRNGLNFTERGFGVRGAVGNPDRGNTAASQLKPGDVDWDHIFGKLGVRWFHTGGIYAALSETTAALTVEAVKAANKYGTVVSYDLNYRPSLWKTIGGLAKAQEVNREIAKYVDVMIGNEEDFTASLGFEVEGVDHNISTIELDAFKAMIETAVKEFPNFKVAATTLRGVKTATINDWSAILWHDGQFHESRKYPDLEILDRVGGGDSFASGVQFGFMEFNDAQKAVEYGAAHGALASTTPGDTSMATRKEVEKQIGGGGARVVR, from the coding sequence ATGCCCCTCACCATCAAACCAAAATCCGAATGCGCCTTCGACCAGCTCTCGCTCGGCGAGGTCATGCTCCGTCTCGATCCCGGCGAAGGCCGGATCCGCACCGCACGGAATTTCGCCGCTTGGGAAGGCGGCGGCGAATACAACACATCCCGCGGCCTGCGGAAATGCTTCGGCTACAAGACCGCCGTGGTGACCGCGTTCGTGGACAACGAGGTGGGCCACCTCATCGAGGACTTCATCATGCAAGGCGGCGTGGCCACGGATTTCATCCAGTGGCGCGAGGATGACGGCATCGGCCGGAACGTGAGAAACGGCCTGAACTTCACCGAGCGCGGCTTCGGCGTACGTGGCGCGGTCGGCAACCCCGACCGTGGCAACACCGCCGCCTCGCAGCTCAAGCCGGGCGACGTGGACTGGGACCACATCTTTGGAAAACTCGGCGTGCGCTGGTTCCACACCGGTGGCATCTACGCGGCTCTCTCGGAAACCACCGCCGCCCTCACCGTCGAGGCGGTGAAAGCCGCCAACAAATACGGCACCGTGGTTTCCTACGACCTCAACTACCGCCCGTCGCTGTGGAAAACCATCGGCGGCCTCGCGAAAGCCCAGGAGGTGAACCGCGAGATCGCGAAATATGTGGATGTCATGATCGGCAACGAAGAGGACTTCACCGCGTCGCTCGGCTTCGAGGTCGAGGGCGTGGACCACAACATTTCCACCATCGAACTGGATGCGTTCAAGGCGATGATCGAGACCGCCGTGAAGGAGTTCCCGAATTTCAAGGTCGCCGCCACCACCCTGCGCGGAGTGAAGACCGCGACGATCAACGACTGGTCCGCCATCCTGTGGCACGATGGACAGTTCCACGAATCACGCAAATACCCGGACCTCGAAATCCTCGACCGCGTCGGCGGCGGTGATTCCTTCGCATCCGGCGTGCAGTTCGGTTTCATGGAGTTCAACGACGCGCAAAAGGCCGTCGAGTATGGTGCCGCCCACGGCGCGCTGGCATCCACCACTCCTGGCGACACCTCGATGGCCACCCGCAAGGAAGTGGAAAAACAAATCGGCGGTGGCGGTGCCCGCGTGGTGCGCTGA
- a CDS encoding aspartate aminotransferase family protein, whose amino-acid sequence MTTPDLYAQHVLPTYGRFPLVPVRGAGARLWDDTGKSYLDFCMGIAVCSLGHCHPLLVEAIRHQAGELMHVSNLYQNPLQAELAEEINTRHVKLAGKVFFSNSGAEANDGLIKSARRFGLKRPQADGSQRYEVVTFLQSFHGRTLGAMSATGQAKIQEGFDPLLPGFRYLPFNDIAALENAVRPETAAILLEPIQGEGGVNMATPEFFRAVAALCKKHDILLLIDEVQTGFGRLGDAMGWRMIAPEVQPDGISWAKGLGGGVPIGAFWLSDRAVSEDGTALSSLMGPGSHGSTYGGNPLVCAASLAVLKEIREKELAVNAILQEVRIRETVKSWNLPVVTAVRGQGLLLGIALDPALIPTPEGKTPALVVVNKLMEHGLLVPPAGPNAFRLLPPLNVTDAEVDEALSIIHSVLSEL is encoded by the coding sequence ATGACGACTCCCGACCTCTACGCGCAACACGTTCTTCCCACTTACGGGCGGTTTCCGCTTGTCCCTGTGCGAGGTGCGGGCGCGCGACTTTGGGACGACACGGGAAAGAGTTACCTCGATTTCTGCATGGGCATCGCCGTGTGTTCGCTCGGCCATTGCCATCCGTTGCTGGTGGAGGCCATCCGCCACCAGGCGGGCGAGCTGATGCATGTCTCCAACCTCTATCAGAATCCGCTGCAGGCGGAACTGGCGGAGGAAATCAACACCCGCCACGTGAAGCTGGCGGGCAAGGTCTTCTTCTCGAACTCCGGTGCCGAAGCAAATGACGGGCTCATCAAGTCAGCAAGGCGCTTCGGCCTGAAACGCCCGCAGGCGGATGGCTCCCAACGCTACGAGGTGGTGACCTTCCTGCAGTCCTTCCACGGACGCACGCTCGGCGCGATGTCCGCGACGGGTCAGGCGAAGATCCAGGAAGGCTTCGATCCCCTGTTGCCCGGATTCCGTTATCTTCCGTTCAATGACATCGCCGCGTTGGAAAACGCCGTGCGCCCTGAAACGGCCGCCATCCTGCTCGAGCCGATCCAAGGCGAGGGCGGTGTGAACATGGCCACGCCCGAGTTTTTCCGCGCGGTCGCGGCATTGTGCAAGAAACATGACATCCTTTTGCTCATCGACGAGGTGCAAACCGGCTTCGGCCGCCTCGGCGATGCGATGGGCTGGCGCATGATCGCCCCCGAAGTCCAACCCGACGGCATTTCATGGGCGAAGGGGCTGGGTGGCGGCGTGCCGATCGGCGCCTTCTGGCTCAGCGACCGTGCCGTCTCCGAAGACGGCACCGCGCTTTCCTCGCTGATGGGTCCGGGTTCTCACGGCTCCACCTACGGCGGAAACCCGCTCGTCTGCGCTGCTTCCCTCGCGGTCCTGAAAGAGATCCGGGAGAAGGAGCTGGCGGTGAACGCCATCCTTCAGGAAGTCCGCATCCGCGAGACCGTGAAATCGTGGAATCTTCCCGTGGTCACCGCGGTGCGCGGCCAAGGCCTGCTGCTGGGCATCGCGCTTGATCCCGCACTCATTCCGACGCCGGAAGGGAAAACTCCCGCTCTTGTGGTGGTCAACAAATTGATGGAGCACGGTCTTTTGGTTCCACCAGCGGGTCCCAACGCGTTCCGTCTGCTGCCTCCGCTCAACGTCACCGATGCGGAAGTGGACGAAGCATTGTCCATCATTCACTCCGTCCTTTCCGAGCTCTAA
- the argF gene encoding ornithine carbamoyltransferase, translating to MQHLLSIEQLSAREIQRLLESAAHLKLQRGRDGQVLAGQTWALIFTKSSTRTRVSFEVGIRELGGFPMFLSKNDIQLGRGEPIKDTARVLGRMVHGVIIRTFAQQDVVDFAEYSKLPTINALTDDEHPCQILADLLTIQEKLGGWEGKKVAFIGDGFSNMTISWMWAAKHLGFELAVAAPATCQPPADFLAKLAAPNVSITTDPAVAAKGAHVINTDVWLSMGQEDQKEKELEFAGFQVNAELLAHAAPGHIVLHCLPAYRGKEISEEVLELHAGTIFQQAENRLHAQKAVLVALARK from the coding sequence ATGCAACACCTGCTTTCCATCGAACAACTCAGCGCCAGGGAAATCCAGCGCCTGCTGGAATCCGCCGCGCACTTGAAACTCCAGCGCGGGCGCGACGGTCAGGTTCTCGCCGGACAGACCTGGGCGCTGATTTTCACCAAGTCGTCCACGCGGACGCGGGTGTCTTTCGAAGTCGGCATCCGCGAACTCGGCGGATTTCCGATGTTTCTCTCGAAGAACGACATCCAGCTCGGGCGTGGTGAACCCATCAAGGACACGGCGCGCGTGCTGGGCCGCATGGTGCACGGAGTCATCATCCGGACCTTCGCCCAGCAGGACGTGGTGGACTTCGCGGAGTATTCGAAACTTCCGACGATCAACGCGCTCACGGATGACGAGCATCCCTGCCAGATCCTGGCGGACCTGCTCACCATCCAGGAAAAGCTCGGCGGCTGGGAGGGTAAAAAGGTCGCGTTCATCGGCGATGGATTTTCCAACATGACCATTTCCTGGATGTGGGCGGCCAAGCACCTCGGCTTCGAGCTGGCCGTCGCCGCTCCCGCCACCTGCCAGCCACCTGCGGATTTCCTCGCGAAACTCGCCGCACCGAACGTCAGCATCACCACGGATCCCGCCGTGGCCGCAAAGGGCGCGCATGTCATCAACACGGATGTGTGGCTCTCCATGGGTCAGGAAGACCAGAAGGAGAAGGAGCTCGAGTTCGCCGGATTCCAGGTGAACGCGGAGCTTCTCGCCCATGCCGCACCGGGCCACATCGTGCTTCACTGCCTGCCTGCCTATCGCGGGAAGGAAATCAGTGAGGAAGTGCTGGAACTCCACGCGGGCACCATTTTCCAACAGGCTGAAAACCGTCTGCACGCCCAGAAGGCGGTGCTGGTGGCGCTGGCGAGGAAATGA
- a CDS encoding metallophosphoesterase family protein, translating to MKRRSFLTGSVAGGVGVIALGADGPAAAPEPGPLLVTPAMVMAPRTDGVEIIWAVGRLARGWVEWREKGGAIRTLAADDFGFVPQGDSVMRVRLEQLQAGKFYEARVVVEAGDGEKAREETPWKTFRTLDPSASSARFVVWNDTHENAETIRRLHEATPPADFLLWNGDTCNNWNEESWLIPTLLHPAGQDISAGRPLLLTMGNHDVRGKWAFKVKEMVAMPQGRPFYAFRNGPVAFICLHTGEDKPDDHPSFGGRVAFEPLRREQTAWLEKVTAQPEIRDAPHKVVFCHIPLRWKAEAPSVDYATGGFDHFARECRAAWHDALVKWGAQVVISGHTHEDAWLPADEKFPYAQLVSGGPKPDAARWIEGTADASGLKLMMRDLGGKVIRENVIPPA from the coding sequence ATGAAGAGACGTTCGTTTTTGACAGGATCGGTTGCTGGAGGAGTCGGCGTGATCGCGCTGGGAGCGGACGGGCCGGCCGCAGCGCCGGAGCCTGGACCGTTGCTGGTGACGCCGGCGATGGTGATGGCCCCACGGACGGATGGGGTGGAAATCATCTGGGCCGTCGGACGACTGGCCCGTGGCTGGGTGGAGTGGCGGGAAAAAGGCGGCGCGATCCGCACCCTCGCGGCGGATGATTTCGGATTCGTTCCACAAGGAGATTCGGTGATGCGGGTGAGGTTGGAACAACTTCAAGCGGGGAAATTTTATGAAGCGAGAGTGGTGGTGGAAGCGGGTGACGGAGAGAAAGCGCGCGAGGAAACGCCGTGGAAAACCTTCCGCACGCTCGATCCCTCGGCATCCTCCGCCCGTTTCGTGGTTTGGAATGACACGCACGAGAATGCGGAGACCATCCGCCGCCTGCATGAAGCCACTCCGCCCGCGGACTTCCTGCTATGGAACGGGGACACCTGTAACAACTGGAACGAGGAATCGTGGCTGATCCCGACATTGCTTCATCCCGCCGGACAGGACATCAGCGCGGGCCGCCCCTTGTTGCTGACCATGGGAAATCACGACGTGCGCGGCAAGTGGGCGTTCAAGGTGAAGGAGATGGTGGCGATGCCGCAGGGCCGGCCGTTCTATGCCTTCAGGAACGGGCCGGTCGCTTTCATCTGCCTGCATACCGGCGAGGACAAGCCCGACGACCATCCCAGCTTCGGCGGGCGGGTGGCGTTCGAGCCGCTGCGACGCGAGCAGACCGCATGGTTGGAGAAAGTCACCGCACAGCCGGAAATCCGCGACGCACCCCACAAGGTCGTGTTCTGCCACATCCCGCTGCGTTGGAAAGCGGAGGCCCCTTCCGTGGATTACGCCACTGGCGGCTTCGACCATTTCGCCCGGGAATGCCGTGCCGCCTGGCATGATGCCTTGGTGAAATGGGGTGCCCAGGTGGTCATCTCCGGACACACCCACGAGGATGCCTGGCTGCCTGCCGATGAAAAATTCCCCTATGCCCAGCTCGTCTCCGGCGGACCAAAACCGGACGCCGCCCGCTGGATCGAGGGCACCGCCGATGCCTCCGGATTGAAACTCATGATGCGGGATCTGGGCGGAAAGGTGATACGGGAGAATGTGATTCCTCCCGCGTGA
- the polA gene encoding DNA polymerase I, whose translation MNRLFLLDGMALVYRAHFAFIQNPIRNSKGTNTSALYGFINTLLFILEKENPTHIGVAFDTSAPTPRHVRFPAYKAQRDEMPEELAAAIPHVKALCRAFHIPVLELDGYEADDIIGTLVKRAEPDGFESFMVTPDKDFAQLLSASTFMWKPGRKGNDHEVIGLPQLPEIWGVADAHQIIDLLGLMGDSVDNIPGVPGIGPKTAQKLIADFGSIENLLANTSKLKGKQKENLETHADMALLSKELATILLDVPVEVGWDDLVLSQRDDEALKALFNEFEFRTLSKRLFSSGNPESPPDKEAATPTIFETFKTIRDVSHTYHLADTPELQNQLFTELARQKSFCFDIETTGLDRFTSKLLGIAFSWQEHTGWYLPYSESLLPELRKVLTSPAEKIGHNLKFDLSILLHHGIRVTGPFFDTMLADTLVAPERRHSMDYLSEILLGYSPVKLAHISKPVVEPEAAASLDLFAHAEKTKASKDLDIAAIPLAVLAEYAAEDADVTFQLAQKIRPLLEASGQQTVLTNIEGPLQTVLVAMEMEGIAIDPAALTVIGDELQIQIDGLAKSIHAHADRSFNIASPKQLGEILFDQLGLADKAKKTKTGQYKTDEQTLATLEGKHPIITDILSWREATKLKSTYLDALPNHIVAETRRIHTTFHQLVAATGRLASTDPNLQNIPVRSEAGRKIRKAFVPREGFTLLSCDYSQIELRVMAALSQDATMIEAFQNDADIHTITASKVFVVDPENVTSDMRRTAKMVNFGIIYGISAFGLSQRLAIPRTEAANIIDAYFREYPAIREFMDRTVNEARESGYVGTIAGRRRYFPDLTSGNQNLRGNAERAAINTPIQGTAADMIKLAMIRVDSLLREKPYQTKMLLQVHDELVFDLALDEQEELVPKILDAMKTALPLPNGVPIDVSAGTGANWLAAH comes from the coding sequence ATGAATCGTCTTTTCCTGCTCGACGGCATGGCCTTGGTTTACCGCGCCCATTTCGCGTTCATTCAGAACCCCATCCGCAACTCGAAGGGAACGAACACCTCCGCGCTCTACGGTTTCATCAACACGCTGCTGTTCATCCTGGAAAAGGAGAATCCCACCCACATCGGTGTGGCGTTCGACACCTCCGCCCCCACGCCACGGCATGTCAGGTTCCCCGCTTACAAGGCACAGCGGGATGAGATGCCGGAGGAACTCGCCGCGGCGATCCCGCATGTGAAGGCGCTCTGCCGGGCGTTCCACATTCCGGTGCTGGAACTCGACGGCTACGAGGCGGACGACATCATCGGCACGCTGGTGAAACGCGCCGAGCCGGATGGTTTCGAGTCCTTCATGGTCACTCCGGACAAGGACTTCGCGCAGTTGCTCTCCGCGAGCACCTTCATGTGGAAACCCGGTCGCAAGGGCAATGATCACGAAGTGATCGGCCTGCCACAGTTGCCCGAAATCTGGGGCGTGGCCGATGCCCACCAGATTATCGACCTGCTGGGCCTGATGGGTGATTCCGTGGACAACATTCCCGGCGTCCCCGGCATCGGGCCGAAGACCGCGCAGAAGCTCATCGCGGATTTCGGCTCGATTGAAAACCTGCTGGCGAACACCTCGAAGCTCAAGGGCAAGCAGAAGGAGAACCTGGAGACCCACGCCGACATGGCGCTTCTTTCCAAGGAACTTGCCACCATCCTCCTCGATGTGCCGGTGGAGGTGGGCTGGGACGACCTCGTTTTGTCACAACGCGATGACGAGGCGCTCAAGGCACTCTTCAACGAATTCGAATTCCGCACCCTCTCCAAACGGCTTTTTTCCTCCGGAAACCCGGAATCCCCGCCGGACAAAGAAGCCGCGACGCCGACGATTTTCGAAACGTTCAAAACCATCCGGGACGTAAGCCACACCTACCATCTCGCGGACACGCCCGAACTCCAGAACCAACTTTTCACCGAGCTCGCCCGGCAGAAATCCTTTTGCTTCGACATCGAGACCACCGGGCTGGACCGTTTCACTTCGAAACTGCTGGGCATCGCCTTTTCCTGGCAGGAACACACCGGCTGGTATCTCCCCTATTCCGAGTCACTGCTTCCGGAACTCCGCAAGGTCCTCACTTCGCCTGCGGAAAAGATCGGCCATAACCTCAAGTTCGACCTTTCCATTCTCCTCCATCACGGCATCCGGGTGACCGGACCGTTTTTCGACACGATGCTGGCGGATACGCTGGTCGCGCCGGAGCGCCGCCACTCGATGGACTATCTTTCGGAGATCCTGCTGGGTTACAGTCCTGTGAAGCTCGCGCACATTTCCAAGCCCGTGGTGGAGCCGGAGGCCGCGGCGTCCCTCGACCTTTTCGCCCACGCGGAAAAAACCAAGGCATCCAAGGATCTCGACATCGCCGCCATCCCGCTCGCGGTCCTGGCGGAATATGCGGCGGAGGATGCCGACGTCACTTTCCAACTGGCGCAAAAGATCCGCCCCCTGCTGGAGGCTTCCGGCCAGCAGACCGTCCTGACCAACATCGAAGGACCGTTGCAGACCGTGCTGGTGGCGATGGAGATGGAAGGCATCGCCATCGATCCCGCCGCCCTCACCGTGATCGGCGACGAGTTGCAGATCCAGATCGACGGATTGGCCAAGTCCATCCACGCCCACGCGGACCGTTCGTTCAACATCGCCTCGCCAAAGCAGCTGGGCGAGATCCTGTTCGACCAGCTGGGACTCGCGGACAAGGCGAAGAAAACCAAGACCGGCCAATACAAGACCGACGAGCAGACGCTCGCGACGCTCGAAGGAAAACATCCCATCATCACCGACATCCTGTCATGGCGTGAGGCGACGAAACTGAAGTCCACCTATCTCGACGCGCTGCCGAACCACATCGTCGCGGAAACCAGGCGCATCCACACGACGTTCCACCAGCTCGTCGCGGCGACCGGACGGCTCGCTTCCACCGATCCGAATTTGCAGAACATCCCTGTCAGGTCCGAGGCCGGGCGGAAGATCCGCAAGGCGTTCGTCCCGCGCGAGGGGTTCACCCTGCTCTCCTGCGATTATTCGCAGATCGAACTGCGCGTGATGGCCGCCCTGTCGCAGGACGCCACGATGATCGAGGCGTTCCAGAACGACGCCGACATCCACACCATCACGGCATCGAAGGTCTTCGTCGTCGATCCGGAGAACGTCACCTCGGACATGCGCCGCACGGCGAAGATGGTGAATTTCGGGATCATCTACGGCATCTCCGCCTTCGGCCTCAGCCAGCGCCTGGCCATTCCGCGCACCGAGGCCGCCAACATCATCGACGCCTATTTCCGTGAATACCCCGCCATCCGCGAGTTCATGGACCGCACCGTGAACGAGGCGCGGGAGTCCGGCTATGTCGGCACCATCGCCGGCCGCCGCCGCTATTTTCCGGATCTGACCTCCGGCAACCAGAACCTCAGGGGCAACGCCGAACGCGCCGCCATCAACACCCCCATCCAGGGCACCGCGGCGGACATGATCAAGCTGGCGATGATCCGGGTGGACTCCTTGCTACGGGAAAAGCCGTACCAAACGAAGATGCTCCTCCAGGTGCACGACGAACTCGTCTTCGACCTCGCGCTCGATGAACAGGAAGAGCTGGTGCCGAAGATCCTGGACGCCATGAAGACCGCCCTGCCGCTGCCGAACGGCGTGCCCATCGACGTTTCAGCAGGAACCGGCGCGAACTGGCTGGCGGCGCATTGA
- a CDS encoding putative DNA modification/repair radical SAM protein, producing the protein MELQSKLAILADAAKYDASCASSGAVKVNSLDGKGVGSTGGMGICHSYAPDGRCISLLKVLLTNLCIYDCHYCINRRSSNVRRAAFTAEEVVKLTLDFYKRNYIEGLFLSSGIIRNADHTMEMVIDVARTLREAYDFRGYIHLKTIPEASPGLIEIAARYADRISINLELPTQKSLDVLAPEKSIVRTRHAMGRIRNRLDEAHDRRKNGDKKLRHATGQSTQVIVGADESTDADFLARSDDLYGNFKLRRVYYSAFSPIPEPSSILPVKPPPLVREHRLYQADWLMRFYGFKTSEILTPETPNLDLELDPKLAWALRNRQDFPVDVQTASREALLRVPGLGGTSVQRILQIRRHTRIRQADLLRLRISLAKIQPFLKTADHNPSAYLLDSDRLRARFLPKPKQLELFAK; encoded by the coding sequence ATGGAGCTGCAATCGAAACTCGCCATTCTCGCGGACGCCGCCAAATACGACGCGTCCTGCGCCAGCTCGGGCGCGGTGAAAGTGAATTCGCTTGATGGCAAGGGTGTGGGCTCCACCGGCGGCATGGGCATCTGCCACAGCTACGCGCCGGATGGCCGGTGCATCTCCCTGCTGAAGGTCCTGCTCACCAACCTGTGCATCTACGATTGCCACTACTGCATCAACCGCCGCTCCAGCAACGTGCGCCGCGCGGCCTTCACCGCGGAGGAGGTGGTGAAACTCACGCTCGATTTCTACAAACGGAACTACATCGAGGGATTGTTTCTCAGCTCCGGCATCATCCGCAATGCGGATCACACGATGGAGATGGTCATCGATGTGGCCCGGACCTTGCGCGAGGCGTATGACTTCCGTGGCTACATTCATTTGAAAACCATCCCGGAAGCCTCGCCCGGGCTGATCGAGATCGCCGCGCGGTATGCGGACCGCATCAGCATCAATCTGGAACTGCCGACGCAGAAGTCCCTCGATGTGCTCGCGCCGGAAAAAAGCATCGTCCGGACGCGGCACGCGATGGGACGCATCCGCAACAGGCTGGACGAGGCGCATGACCGCAGGAAAAACGGCGATAAAAAGCTCCGCCACGCCACCGGCCAGAGCACACAGGTGATCGTGGGCGCGGATGAATCCACAGACGCGGATTTCCTCGCCCGTTCGGACGACCTTTACGGAAATTTCAAGTTGCGCCGGGTTTACTATTCCGCGTTCAGCCCGATCCCCGAGCCATCAAGCATCCTGCCGGTGAAGCCGCCGCCGCTGGTCCGCGAACACCGGCTCTACCAAGCGGATTGGTTGATGCGTTTCTACGGTTTCAAGACGTCGGAGATCCTGACCCCGGAGACGCCGAATCTGGATCTGGAGCTCGATCCGAAACTCGCGTGGGCCCTGAGGAACCGGCAGGACTTCCCCGTGGATGTCCAGACAGCGAGTCGTGAGGCGTTGCTCCGGGTGCCCGGTCTGGGCGGAACCAGCGTGCAGCGCATTCTGCAGATCCGCCGCCACACCCGCATCCGCCAGGCGGACCTCCTGCGGCTGCGAATCTCGCTGGCAAAGATCCAGCCTTTCCTCAAAACGGCGGATCACAATCCATCGGCCTATCTGCTGGATTCCGACCGCCTCCGCGCCCGTTTCCTACCGAAGCCCAAGCAGCTCGAACTCTTCGCCAAATGA